The genomic stretch GGTCGTCACAAATATTTTGTCACAGTTACTTTAGCCATAGTAGCACCCATGCATTTTCCAAATGCCTTGTTGAGTTGCTTACCCCAGTCGGGTGTTTCTCGCATACAGCCCCCACCGTGGTAACGAAATACAAGGTGGGAGCTGTGTGTTGCTTGCTTACACCGGGGGTTCCCATAATTCAATACGGTTCCCCTCGGGATCTAACACCCAAGCGAATTTGCCGTATTCTGGGTCCTCGATTGTATCGAGAACCTCCACGCCTTCTTCACGCAACACTTTTACCAGTTCGAGCAAATTCTCCACCCGATAATTCACCATAAACGGAGCGGTCGAAGGGGAAAAGTACTTGGTATCTTTCGGAAACACAGACCAAACGGTCTGCCCGGCAGACTCAAACACAGAACCTGGCATGTTTGTGGCCAGTTGAATACCAAGATGTTTTTCATACCAAGCCAGCAACGCCTCAGGATGCTCCGCTTTAAAAAAGATACCGCCAATTCCAGTGACACGTTTCATTGTTCTCGCCTCCAATAATTATTTTATCGGATAAGGCGAGTCAGATCAATTGCTGTGGAACGACTCGACGCAGGCATTACCGTAGCAGTTACCTTTCCTGCTCATGCTGCCTTGCACCCCATACAGTGATCATTTCATGCGATCAGTCACTTTTTCGCGATTCCCCACCGTTGAGATCGCGTTTGAAGAGAGCATCCAGCGAGAAGCCAACGCTTCCGGAGATGGCGAAGAACGCTGTGATCGCCAACAGGACAAGGTCGATCTCATAGCCTGGCAGACTTTCGGTGCCGAAGAAACCATTGCTCGATTTG from Tumebacillus algifaecis encodes the following:
- a CDS encoding VOC family protein, which encodes MKRVTGIGGIFFKAEHPEALLAWYEKHLGIQLATNMPGSVFESAGQTVWSVFPKDTKYFSPSTAPFMVNYRVENLLELVKVLREEGVEVLDTIEDPEYGKFAWVLDPEGNRIELWEPPV